From the Streptomyces sp. KMM 9044 genome, one window contains:
- a CDS encoding effector-associated constant component EACC1, translating to MAEGDGVANQGIRIRLDSTASASDIGALRKWLEREKPLDERVRAGDLQIQERPRTDESGAPMGLGMDIVVLIVGAGAGAIATELLEQVKRAVSAWRANRHDVEAGEPPQGRVEPVNLDDR from the coding sequence ATGGCTGAGGGGGATGGTGTGGCCAACCAGGGCATTCGAATCCGGCTGGACAGTACCGCGAGCGCGAGCGACATCGGTGCGCTGCGCAAGTGGCTGGAGCGGGAGAAACCACTCGACGAACGGGTGCGCGCGGGCGATCTGCAGATCCAGGAGCGGCCGAGGACGGACGAGTCCGGCGCCCCGATGGGTCTCGGGATGGACATCGTCGTCCTGATCGTCGGCGCGGGGGCGGGCGCGATCGCCACGGAGCTGCTCGAGCAGGTCAAGAGGGCCGTGTCGGCCTGGCGGGCCAACCGGCACGACGTCGAGGCCGGCGAACCGCCCCAGGGCAGAGTCGAGCCGGTGAACCTCGACGACAGGTAG